The proteins below are encoded in one region of Ricinus communis isolate WT05 ecotype wild-type chromosome 6, ASM1957865v1, whole genome shotgun sequence:
- the LOC8282053 gene encoding protein transport protein SEC31 homolog B, which translates to MACIKSVNRSASVALAPDAPYMAAGTMAGAVDLSFSSSATLEIFKLDFQSEDHDLPFIGEFQSSERFNRLAWGKNGSGSDQYSLGLIAGGLVDGSIDIWNPLSLIRPEATENALVGHLSKHRGPVRGLEFNTFTPNLLASGADDGEICIWDLAAPTAPSHFPPLRASGSAAQGEISYISWNSKVQHILASTSFNGITVVWDLKKQKPVISVEDSVRRRCSVLQWHPDVATQLVVASDDDSSPALRLWDMRNTLTPVKEFVGHTKGVIAMSWCPNDSSYLLTCAKDNRTICWNTITGEIVRELPAGSNWNFDVHWYSKIPGVITASSFDGKIGIYNIEGCSQYVAGESDLGAATLRAPKWYKRPAGVSFGFGGKLVSFHPKSSTASASEVLLHNLVTEHGLVSRSSEFESAIQNGEKSSLKALCERKSQESESEDDRETWGFLMVMFEEDGTARTKMLSHLGFSVPVEEKDALQDDISEQIDAVRLDDTATDKVGYESVREATVFSADDGEDFFNNLPSPKADTPHKSSDNFGTGNSVPQAEEPKLEPDGVEESSDPSFDDSIQRALVVGDYKGAVAQCISANKMADALVIAHVGGTSLWESTRDQYLKMSRSPYLKIVSAMVNNDLMSLVNTRPLKYWKETLALLCTFAQNEEWSLLCNSLASKLMAVGNTLAATLCFICAGNIDKTVEIWSRNLTSEHEGKSYVELLQDLMEKTIVLALASGQKRFSASLCKLVEKYAEILASQGLLTTAMEYLKLLGSDELSPELIILRDRIALSTEPEKDAKTTTFGISQQPSGSMYGAEQSSYGLADSSQNYYQETPTSQVHQSIPGSPYSENYQQSLGPSYGRTYGAPAPYQPAPQPAPYQPAAQPAPYQPAPQPAPYQPTPYQPASQPGMFIPSQAPQVPQASFAPPNAATQQAVRTFVPSDVPILRNAEQYQQPTLGSQLYPGAANPTYQPVQPPAGSQGPITSQVGPIPGHKPQVVAPASTPMGFRPLTNSGVRPAIGSMQPPSPTQSAIVQPAVAPAAPPTTVQTVDTSNVPAHHRPVITTLTRLFNETSEALGGSRANPARKREIEDNSRKIGALFAKLNSGDISKNASDKLVQLCQALDKNDFSTALQIQVLLTTSEWDECNFWLATLKRMIKTRQGAGVRSS; encoded by the exons ATGGCGTGTATAAAATCGGTGAACCGATCGGCGTCCGTGGCACTGGCGCCGGACGCGCCGTACATGGCGGCAGGAACAATGGCAGGAGCAGTGGATCTGTCGTTTAGCTCATCGGCGACACTTGAGATCTTTAAGCTTGATTTTCAATCGGAAGATCATGATCTTCCATTTATAGGCGAATTTCAAAGTTCTGAGAGATTTAATCGTCTTGCTTGGGGTAAAAATGGATCTGGGTCGGACCAGTATTCTCTTGGTCTTATTGCTGGTGGGCTTGTTGATGGTAGCATTGATATTTGGAATCCACTTTCTCTGATCCG TCCTGAGGCTACTGAAAATGCTCTTGTTGGACATCTTTCAAAGCATAGAGGGCCT GTTCGTGGTCTTGAATTTAACACCTTCACTCCTAATTTACTTGCATCCGGTGCTGATGATGGTGAAATTTGCATCTGGGATTTGGCTGCTCCTACAGCACCTTCTCATTTCCCACCTCTAAGG GCTAGTGGTTCTGCTGCTCAAGGAGAAATTTCTTACATCTCTTGGAATAGCAAAGTTCAACATATTTTGGCATCCACTTCCTTTAATGGAATAACTG TTGTGTGGGACCTAAAAAAGCAGAAGCCAGTTATCTC TGTTGAGGATTCAGTTAGAAGGCGGTGTTCTGTTTTACAGTGGCACCCTGATGTTGCCACTCAACTTGTTGTTGCATCTGATGATGATAGTTCTCCTGCCCTGCGG CTGTGGGATATGAGGAACACACTGACACCTGTGAAAGAGTTTGTGGGGCATACTAAGG GTGTAATTGCAATGTCATGGTGTCCAAATGACAGTTCCTATTTGCTTACCTGTGCTAAAGATAATCGAACTATTTGCTGGAACACTATAACCGGAGAG ATTGTCCGTGAATTACCTGCTGGCtccaattggaactttgatgTGCACTGGTATTCAAAGATACCAGGAGTTATAACAGCATCTTCTTTTGATGGAAAGATCGGGATTTACAACATTGAG GGGTGCAGTCAATATGTTGCTGGGGAGAGTGATCTTGGAGCAG cTACACTAAGAGCTCCAAAATGGTATAAGCGTCCAGCTGGTGTGTCTTTTGGCTTTGGGGGAAAGCTTGTATCATTTCACCCCAAGTCTTCTACAGCTAGTGCTTCAGAG GTTCTTTTGCATAACCTGGTTACAGAGCATGGTTTGGTCAGTCGGTCATCTGAATTTGAATCTGCCATACAAAATGGGGAGAAGTCATCACTGAAAGCATTATGTGAGAGAAAATCTCAAGAGTCCGA GTCAGAGGATGACCGTGAAACTTGGGGCTTCTTAATGGTCATGTTTGAAGAAGATGGGACAGCAAGGACAAAGATGCTTTCCCACCTTGGTTTCAGTGTACCTGTTGAAGAGAAAGATGCCCTGCAAGATGATATCTCCGAACAAATAGATGCTGTTCGGCTTGATGATACAGCAACAGATAAAGTGGGATATGAGAGCGTTAGAGAGGCCACTGTTTTCTCTGCAGATGATGGGGaagatttttttaacaatCTCCCAAGCCCCAAAGCTGACACTCCACATAAATCGAGTGATAACTTTGGCACTGGAAATTCTGTCCCTCAGGCAGAAGAACCAAAACTGGAACCAGATGGAGTGGAAGAGAGTTCTGATCCATCATTTGATGATAGTATTCAGCGTGCTTTGGTTGTGGGTGACTACAAAGGTGCTGTTGCACAGTGCATATCTGCAAATAAAATGGCTGATGCTTTAGTTATTGCTCATGTTGGTGGTACTTCTTTGTGGGAGAGTACACGTGATCAGTACCTTAAGATGAGTCGTTCACCTTACTTGAAG ATTGTTTCTGCAATGGTGAACAATGATCTGATGAGCCTTGTAAACACGAGGCCTCTCAAATACTGGAAAGAAACACTTGCTCTTCTCTGTACG TTTGCACAGAATGAGGAATGGAGTCTGCTATGTAATTCACTCGCATCAAAACTAATGGCTGTCGGAAATACTTTAGCTGCTACTCTGTGTTTTATCTGTGCTGGAAATATAGACAAAACTGTTGAAATTTGGTCAAGGAATCTGACATCTGAGCATGAAGGGAAGTCATATGTTGAACTTCTTCAG GATTTGATGGAGAAGACTATTGTCCTTGCTCTGGCAAGTGGTCAGAAGCGATTTAGTGCATCTTTATGCAAGCTTGTTGAGAAATATGCTGAAATTTTAGCCAGCCAGGGCTTGTTAACGACAGCAATGGAATACTTGAAACTCTTGGGATCTGATGAACTGTCTCCTgaacttataattttaagagATCGTATTGCCCTCTCTACAGAACCCG AGAAAGATGCCAAGACTACGACTTTTGGCATCTCCCAACAGCCAAGTGGGTCAATGTATGGTGCTGAGCAATCCAGCTATGGTCTAGCTGATTCGTCTCAGAACTATTATCAG GAAACACCAACATCACAAGTGCATCAAAGCATTCCTGGAAGCCCATACAGTGAAAATTATCAACAGTCTCTGGGCCCTTCATATGGAAGAACATATGGTGCTCCTGCACCATATCAGCCTGCTCCGCAGCCTGCACCGTATCAGCCTGCGGCACAGCCTGCACCATATCAGCCTGCACCACAGCCTGCACCGTATCAGCCTACACCATATCAGCCGGCCTCACAGCCTGGAATGTTCATTCCATCTCAAGCACCTCAGGTTCCTCAG GCAAGTTTTGCTCCACCTAATGCTGCCACTCAGCAAGCTGTGAGGACTTTTGTTCCTTCAGATGTCCCTATTTTGAGAAATGCAGAGCAGTACCAGCAACCCACATTGGGTTCTCAGTTATATCCT GGGGCTGCTAACCCTACCTATCAGCCTGTACAACCTCCAGCTGGTTCACAAGGCCCCATTACATCTCAAGTGGGTCCAATTCCTGGCCATAAACCACAGGTTGTGGCCCCCGCTTCTACACCAATGGGATTTAGGCCTCTAACAAATTCTGGGGTTAGACCTGCAATAGGTTCAATGCAACCTCCCAGTCCTACTCAGTCAGCAATAGTACAGCCAGCTGTGGCACCTGCTGCACCGCCAACAACAGTGCAGACGGTTGATACTTCAAATGTACCTG CTCATCATAGGCCTGTCATTACGACATTGACGCGACTTTTTAACGAGACATCAGAAGCCTTGGGAGGTTCACGTGCAAATCCAGCCAGGAAGCGTGAAATAGAAGATAATTCAAGGAAAATTGGTGCCTTGTTTGCCAAGCTCAATAGTGGGGATATATCAAAAAATGCTTCCGATAAGCTTGTTCAGCTTTGCCAGGCATTAGATAAAAATGATTTTAGCACAGCCCTCCAAATCCAG GTACTTCTCACAACAAGTGAATGGGATGAATGTAATTTCTGGCTAGCAACACTAAAAAGAATGATCAAGACAAGGCAGGGTGCAGGTGTGAGATCAAGTTAA
- the LOC8282054 gene encoding glyoxylase I 4 — MEMKEERKDSNNEQVKMIKESNDEKKEEKKDEQPPLMALNHVSRLCRDVQKSIDFYTKVLGMVLTERPQAFDFEGAWLFNYGVGIHLVQAKDEDRLPDPHQSLDPMDNHISFQCEDIEAMEKRLKEHKVEYIKRTVDENGTKIDQLFFDDPDGFMIEICNCENLKLAPAGSIGKIKLPKDRHIPPVDVENGRNDSKTESSA; from the exons ATGGAAATGAAAGAGGAGAGGAAGGATAGTAATAATGAGCAAGTGAAGATGATTAAGGAGAGCAATGATGAGAAgaaagaggagaaaaaggaTGAGCAACCTCCTCTAATGGCGTTGAATCATGTGTCGAGGCTTTGTAGGGATGTGCAGAAGTCTATAGATTTCTATACCAAAGTTCTTGGGATGGTCTTGACTGAAAGGCCACaagcttttgattttgaagGTGCTTGGCTGTTTAATTATGGGGTTGGGATTCACCTTGTTCAAGCCAAGGATGAAGATAGGTTGCCTGATCCTCATCAGAGCTTGGATCCCATGGACAACCACATCTCCTTTCAG TGTGAAGACATAGAAGCAATGGAGAAGAGATTGAAGGAACACAAGGTGGAGTATATAAAGAGGACAGTGGATGAAAATGGGACAAAGATAGACCAGTTGTTCTTTGATGACCCAGATGGATTCATGATTGAGATATGCAATTGTGAGAATCTTAAGCTCGCTCCTGCTGGTTCGATTGGCAAAATTAAGCTTCCCAAGGATCGCCATATCCCACCAGTGGATGTGGAAAATGGAAGGAATGACTCGAAAACGGAAAGCTCTGCTTGA